A window of Bacteroidales bacterium contains these coding sequences:
- a CDS encoding ThuA domain-containing protein — translation MKSLSIIFYIALMVWLPLISAGNSHMSESTTILVVTGGHAYDTTAFENMFAQNDNLDVDMLGQPEANEAMENGRFKEYDAVVFYDMWQDITDDQKEAFVNLTKQGIGLVFLHHSLVSYQEWDEFEKILGGRYLQQGYVDDDPALASDFKHDIKMEVSVLDPDHPVTKNMNDFTILDEGYSNLRVRSFVNTLLTTDHPQCAEKVAWTNKYNNSRIVYLLFGHDHKAYQDKNFRRLLSNAIEWVARKPH, via the coding sequence ATGAAAAGTCTTTCAATAATCTTTTATATCGCATTGATGGTATGGCTGCCCCTGATATCAGCCGGCAATTCCCATATGTCCGAGTCAACAACTATATTGGTGGTTACCGGAGGCCATGCCTATGACACAACTGCCTTTGAAAACATGTTTGCCCAAAATGACAATCTGGATGTGGATATGCTCGGTCAGCCTGAGGCCAATGAGGCTATGGAGAATGGCAGGTTTAAAGAATACGATGCCGTGGTTTTCTACGATATGTGGCAGGATATTACTGATGATCAAAAAGAGGCTTTCGTAAATCTGACCAAACAGGGTATTGGTCTCGTATTTCTGCATCACTCACTGGTATCCTATCAGGAATGGGATGAATTTGAAAAAATCCTCGGTGGCCGCTATCTACAACAGGGTTACGTAGATGATGATCCGGCCCTGGCATCAGATTTCAAACATGATATCAAAATGGAAGTCTCGGTTTTGGATCCCGATCACCCGGTAACAAAAAACATGAATGATTTCACCATTTTAGACGAAGGGTATTCCAATCTAAGAGTGAGATCATTTGTGAATACCCTGCTTACCACAGATCATCCCCAATGTGCCGAAAAAGTAGCATGGACAAACAAGTACAACAATTCAAGGATCGTCTACCTTTTATTTGGCCACGATCATAAAGCTTATCAGGACAAAAATTTCCGCAGGCTTTTGTCCAATGCCATCGAATGGGTTGCTCGCAAACCACATTAG